A part of Armatimonadota bacterium genomic DNA contains:
- a CDS encoding cysteine--tRNA ligase: MESMSEKQFRLYDSLSRKVMPLETIEPGHLRFYTCGPTVYSYAHIGNFRSFLTADLIVRTARAIGWKVTWVSNITDVGHLTDDDIADATGEDKMEKALRSKEGEQFHNIWELAEYYENAYRADWKLLNLVEPEVRPRATQHVREQILAAEDLIEKGIAYETPTGVYFSVEKFPQYGKLSGNTQESLRKGVRDVVMDENKRDQSDFAVWKKDNKHLMQWFSPYGWGFPGWHIECSVMARAYLGDTIDLHSGGEDNKFPHHECEIAQSESLTGKPFCNHWTHTAFLQVNGQKMSKSLGNFYYVRGLVDNGADPLAIRYALISGKYGKNLNFTDQGLEDAKTNIDRFRRAEASALEAIEAGTPGDDAIGGELSSLYGQTLDAMLDDVNTPEALAAALQGARAINREPLTAASARSAMEFLDKINDLLGIVRHIEPLHAVAATKEPAVDESLILEKIEARKAAKTAKDWGQADAIRKELAEQGILLTDNPDGSVTWSLA; the protein is encoded by the coding sequence ATGGAGTCTATGAGTGAAAAGCAGTTCCGGCTTTACGATTCTTTGTCGCGAAAAGTCATGCCCCTCGAAACCATCGAGCCGGGGCACCTCCGCTTTTACACCTGTGGACCCACGGTCTACTCCTACGCGCACATCGGCAACTTTCGGTCCTTTCTGACCGCCGATCTGATCGTTCGCACCGCCCGTGCCATCGGTTGGAAGGTCACCTGGGTGTCCAACATCACCGATGTCGGGCACCTAACGGACGACGACATTGCCGACGCGACCGGCGAAGACAAGATGGAGAAGGCGCTTCGGTCAAAAGAAGGGGAACAGTTCCACAACATTTGGGAACTGGCCGAATACTACGAGAACGCCTATCGAGCTGACTGGAAACTGCTCAATTTGGTCGAGCCCGAAGTTCGACCGCGGGCGACCCAGCACGTGCGGGAGCAGATTTTGGCTGCCGAGGATCTCATCGAAAAGGGGATCGCCTACGAGACGCCGACGGGCGTGTACTTCAGTGTCGAGAAGTTTCCGCAGTACGGCAAGTTGAGCGGAAACACGCAAGAGAGTCTGCGAAAGGGCGTTCGCGATGTCGTGATGGACGAGAACAAGCGCGACCAGTCCGACTTTGCGGTTTGGAAGAAGGACAACAAGCACCTGATGCAGTGGTTTTCGCCTTACGGCTGGGGCTTTCCGGGCTGGCATATCGAGTGCTCGGTCATGGCCCGCGCCTACCTTGGCGACACCATCGACCTGCACAGCGGCGGCGAAGACAACAAATTTCCGCACCACGAATGCGAAATTGCGCAAAGCGAATCTCTCACTGGCAAGCCGTTCTGCAACCACTGGACGCATACTGCCTTCCTGCAGGTCAATGGCCAGAAGATGTCCAAGAGCCTGGGAAATTTCTATTACGTGCGGGGCTTGGTAGACAACGGAGCCGACCCGCTGGCAATCCGCTATGCGCTGATCTCGGGCAAGTATGGCAAGAATCTGAACTTTACCGACCAGGGCTTGGAAGATGCCAAGACGAACATCGACCGCTTCCGTCGAGCGGAAGCCTCGGCGCTGGAAGCCATTGAGGCAGGCACACCGGGGGACGACGCCATCGGCGGCGAGCTTTCATCACTGTATGGTCAGACGCTGGATGCGATGCTCGACGACGTGAATACGCCGGAGGCCTTGGCTGCGGCTCTGCAAGGCGCGCGTGCCATCAACCGTGAGCCGTTGACGGCGGCATCGGCGCGGTCAGCCATGGAGTTCCTGGACAAAATCAACGACCTACTCGGAATCGTGCGGCACATCGAGCCCTTGCACGCGGTCGCTGCCACAAAGGAGCCGGCGGTCGACGAATCTCTGATCTTGGAGAAGATCGAAGCTCGCAAGGCGGCGAAGACGGCCAAGGATTGGGGCCAAGCGGACGCGATTCGAAAGGAATTGGCGGAGCAAGGAATCCTCCTGACTGACAATCCGGACGGCTCGGTTACCTGGTCTTTGGCGTAG
- a CDS encoding metal-sensing transcriptional repressor — translation MSKANTTYEDAKRRLNRITGQVNGIHKMLDEERYCVDILTQVSALRAALDQLGLLLLTHHIEDCVYGEEHHHYESQEEKVKELRTTLNRFLK, via the coding sequence ATGAGCAAAGCCAATACGACCTACGAGGACGCAAAGCGGCGTCTGAACCGCATCACCGGGCAGGTCAATGGCATCCACAAGATGCTCGACGAAGAACGCTACTGTGTGGATATTCTCACTCAGGTCTCAGCCCTTCGCGCGGCCCTGGACCAACTCGGGCTGCTCCTGCTCACGCATCACATCGAGGACTGCGTGTATGGCGAAGAGCACCACCACTACGAGTCTCAGGAAGAGAAGGTGAAGGAACTCCGCACTACACTCAACCGCTTTTTGAAGTAG
- a CDS encoding esterase family protein, with product MMSLSEVRYYSQALQKATGTFVIHPDQNVQRPYHCMVLLHGLSDDYTIWQRRTSIERYVADKPLIVVMPDGGRGFYVDALQGYQYLQAIAYELPELIGHHYTVDGSWCTAGLSMGGYGALRVALERPDMFRSAVSHSGAVTIGRHYPTEVPTSGHEREEPFIREFLPVFGPVTPGGKNDLVALAQKASPRPAIRFDCGTEDFLLPANRSFHADLTELGIAHEYEEFPGDHNWAYWDEHIREAVEFNMRNLNN from the coding sequence ATGATGTCTCTGAGCGAGGTCCGTTACTATTCTCAGGCATTGCAAAAAGCCACTGGTACGTTCGTCATTCACCCTGATCAAAACGTCCAACGACCGTACCATTGTATGGTCCTTTTGCATGGTCTGAGCGATGACTACACTATCTGGCAAAGGCGCACGTCGATCGAACGATATGTGGCCGACAAGCCTCTCATTGTCGTGATGCCCGACGGCGGCCGAGGCTTTTATGTCGACGCCCTCCAGGGGTACCAATATCTGCAAGCTATTGCTTACGAACTGCCTGAACTGATCGGCCATCACTACACCGTTGACGGGTCATGGTGTACAGCCGGATTGTCGATGGGTGGGTACGGCGCGCTTCGTGTGGCGCTGGAGCGCCCCGACATGTTTCGATCCGCCGTCTCTCACTCAGGCGCGGTCACCATCGGACGTCACTATCCGACCGAAGTCCCGACTTCGGGCCACGAGCGCGAGGAACCGTTCATTCGCGAGTTTCTGCCCGTGTTCGGACCCGTGACACCGGGCGGCAAGAACGACCTGGTCGCTCTTGCGCAGAAAGCCTCGCCACGCCCGGCGATCCGTTTCGATTGTGGGACGGAAGACTTCCTCTTGCCAGCCAACCGGTCCTTCCACGCAGACCTGACCGAGCTTGGGATCGCCCACGAATATGAGGAGTTTCCCGGCGACCACAATTGGGCCTACTGGGACGAGCATATTCGCGAGGCGGTCGAGTTCAACATGCGTAACCTGAACAACTAG
- a CDS encoding helix-turn-helix domain-containing protein: protein MANIHISNACRITLDCPPELVVCGVGRHGGIQLVDEFFLPDLWCFHIYSYEGSLELDGVPYPIRPGAVSIIPASTQIVYRYLGHSEHVYFHFRPDAQGTAMAVPFVYDLHERYMPIYERVRKTAMSPLQNPASQLAILWSLLWESAEMMRDVPGSDYPQNHPAVELALRLIEERMSGPLSIQGISNEVGVSEGYLSRLFQVACGRSVVSHIRTRRADLAEHLLASTTMPIKTIARTVGVPDLHQFNRLLHQMKGQSPREVRKRSLRLP from the coding sequence ATGGCAAACATACACATTTCTAATGCATGCCGGATCACTCTGGATTGCCCCCCAGAGTTAGTCGTCTGTGGTGTCGGACGGCATGGAGGTATTCAGCTTGTCGATGAGTTTTTCCTGCCCGATCTCTGGTGCTTTCACATCTACAGCTACGAGGGATCATTAGAACTGGATGGGGTGCCCTATCCTATCCGTCCCGGAGCTGTCAGCATTATCCCGGCGAGTACACAGATCGTTTACCGTTATCTGGGACATAGCGAGCACGTCTACTTCCATTTTCGCCCCGACGCTCAAGGCACGGCGATGGCGGTGCCGTTTGTATATGACCTGCACGAACGGTACATGCCGATTTACGAAAGGGTTAGAAAGACGGCGATGAGTCCCCTCCAAAACCCGGCGTCCCAACTGGCCATTCTTTGGTCGCTGCTGTGGGAGTCCGCCGAGATGATGCGCGACGTTCCCGGGAGCGACTACCCACAGAATCATCCAGCGGTCGAACTGGCTCTTAGGCTCATTGAGGAACGGATGAGCGGCCCACTTAGCATCCAGGGAATATCGAATGAGGTCGGAGTCTCGGAGGGCTATCTTTCCCGACTCTTCCAGGTAGCTTGCGGCCGGAGCGTCGTGAGCCACATCCGCACCCGCCGGGCCGATCTCGCCGAACACCTCCTTGCCTCTACCACTATGCCCATCAAAACCATTGCGAGAACGGTTGGCGTCCCCGACCTTCATCAGTTCAACCGACTGTTGCATCAGATGAAAGGGCAATCGCCTCGTGAGGTTCGAAAAAGGTCTTTAAGGTTGCCCTGA
- a CDS encoding DUF1559 domain-containing protein: protein MKKLRTSAFTLIELLVVIAIIAILAAILFPVFAQAKEAAKKASCISNNKQLGLSFAIYSNDYDDYFPCAMKGLSGDNTRLGGWMTWDGASATSNTQNTAFRPELGSLYPYVKNAQVYVCPSDTSKQKNSYAVNAMLWPDNKAIQIPGAPSGYTIRPGMSVTQFVYVASTILLVEEGTTLGGGTDDAFFAPPTYCPAKPNGIRYNYPTVRHTGGSAYLMADTHAKWLKLSQIPLAPEDNSTSCNIQWTVSQNGNMPSWSPW from the coding sequence ATGAAAAAACTAAGAACATCGGCATTTACGCTCATCGAGCTTCTTGTCGTTATTGCTATTATCGCCATCCTGGCGGCTATTCTCTTCCCCGTCTTTGCCCAAGCTAAAGAGGCGGCTAAGAAGGCGTCCTGCATCAGCAACAACAAACAGTTGGGACTGTCCTTCGCCATTTACTCCAACGACTATGACGACTACTTTCCTTGCGCCATGAAGGGTTTGTCGGGAGACAACACACGCCTCGGCGGATGGATGACCTGGGATGGAGCTTCGGCAACATCCAATACACAGAACACGGCGTTTCGCCCTGAACTGGGATCGCTGTATCCGTATGTGAAGAACGCCCAGGTCTATGTATGCCCTTCGGATACGTCGAAACAGAAAAACAGCTACGCCGTCAACGCGATGCTTTGGCCCGACAACAAGGCCATTCAGATTCCGGGAGCTCCGAGCGGATACACGATTCGGCCCGGCATGAGCGTCACTCAGTTCGTCTACGTCGCGAGCACCATCCTTCTCGTCGAAGAAGGCACGACGTTGGGCGGCGGCACTGACGATGCATTTTTCGCCCCTCCTACCTATTGCCCAGCTAAACCGAACGGCATCCGATACAACTATCCAACGGTTCGACATACTGGTGGGAGCGCTTATCTTATGGCTGACACTCACGCAAAGTGGCTCAAGCTGTCGCAGATTCCGCTCGCCCCAGAAGACAACTCGACGTCGTGTAACATTCAGTGGACGGTCTCTCAGAATGGCAACATGCCAAGCTGGTCTCCGTGGTAG
- a CDS encoding sialidase encodes MNLVRSEFIYVSAPFPSCHASTIVQTRTGKILAAWFGGKAESNPDVGVYVSELQGDNWTVPKEVAVGYAPNGERRPCYNPVLFQPSGGPILLFYKVGTGPQGWWGMLTKSTDDGRTWDKPVRLPDGILGPIKNKPMELPDHTLICPSSTEEGGWRVHFEFTKDFGKTWTKTDPVNDGKSIGAIQPSLLKLPGGKLRAVGRTQQGRVFSIDSNDKGKTWGPMSLTDVPNPNSGCDAITLKDGRHLMVYNNTPSGRTPLCVAISSDAKTWTPVLTLESDPGEYSYPSLIQTKDGLVHIVYTWQRKRIKHAVVAVK; translated from the coding sequence ATTAACCTAGTCCGTTCCGAGTTCATATACGTATCGGCTCCGTTTCCTTCGTGTCATGCATCAACGATTGTTCAAACGCGAACGGGCAAAATTCTGGCCGCTTGGTTTGGGGGCAAAGCCGAAAGCAATCCCGACGTGGGAGTTTATGTCTCCGAACTCCAGGGCGATAACTGGACCGTTCCCAAAGAGGTAGCGGTCGGATACGCCCCAAACGGCGAACGACGCCCCTGCTACAATCCGGTGCTGTTTCAGCCCTCCGGCGGCCCGATTCTGTTGTTCTACAAGGTTGGTACGGGACCTCAAGGTTGGTGGGGAATGCTGACGAAGTCCACCGACGATGGACGAACGTGGGACAAGCCGGTTCGGCTTCCCGACGGCATTCTCGGTCCGATCAAGAATAAGCCGATGGAACTGCCCGACCACACGCTGATTTGTCCGTCGAGCACAGAGGAGGGCGGCTGGCGAGTTCACTTTGAATTCACCAAGGACTTCGGCAAGACATGGACCAAGACCGATCCCGTCAACGACGGCAAGTCAATAGGAGCCATTCAACCCTCTTTGCTAAAACTCCCGGGAGGAAAGCTCCGCGCCGTCGGCCGAACCCAACAAGGGCGGGTCTTCTCTATTGATTCCAACGACAAAGGCAAGACGTGGGGACCGATGTCGCTCACCGACGTTCCAAACCCCAACTCCGGTTGTGACGCTATCACACTCAAGGATGGTCGCCATCTCATGGTTTACAACAACACTCCAAGCGGACGTACACCGCTGTGTGTCGCTATTTCGAGCGATGCCAAAACCTGGACCCCGGTTCTGACTCTGGAAAGCGACCCAGGCGAATACTCCTATCCTTCGCTGATTCAAACAAAGGATGGATTGGTTCACATTGTCTATACCTGGCAGAGGAAGCGCATCAAGCACGCCGTCGTCGCTGTGAAATAG
- a CDS encoding glycoside hydrolase family 95 protein gives MNRRDILKAFAATAFTPLVGSIDVVNGTPDELTEGIASNLKLWYDRPANNWLEALPLGNGRIGAMVYGGLATETVQLNELTLWAGQPHCYNNPEAKAFLEPIREAILAGDYKLAQDLVGKHWIGRPWAQMPYQPFGSLKLAFDHSATEPTHYRRELDLDSAITTTTYQLKGTKFRREAFISYPDQVFIMRITADNLGQIGFTAEFETPHVKKQTSANGNDLILEVEGGAAKGLDGGVRGYGILRVIADGVQIQSNDSQLTVKGANAVTLLVSLATSYHNYRDITDDPIEKANRWLAQAKSRTFGNLKSSHEADYRSLFDRVHLDFGAKPSQLPTDQRILAFPKGQDPELVALHFQYARYLLISSSRPGGQPATLQGIWNNSLEPAWDSKYTVNINAEMNYWPAESCALSECHEPLFQLISEIAETGAKTAQDSYGARGWVCHHNTDVWRGTAPVDWYGSGMWPLGGAWLCMHLWEHYLYGLDKQALAKHYPLMKGAAQFFLDTLIEEPKHKWLVTCPSLSPEHEHHERATLCAGPTMDMQILRDLFGACAKASEILETDADFRREVQDAQARLAPMQVGAQGQLQEWAEDWDADAPDQKHRHVSHLYGLYPSHQITPSTPDLFAAAKRTLEIRGDEGVGWSLAWKIAFWARLLDGNHAFKLVSEALKPADATSTRYDEGGGVYPNLFDSHPPFQIDGNFGFAAGIVEMLMQSHLGEIHLLPARPDAWPNGSVRGLRARGGYVVDVEWKKGQLSRALIRASHSGKCVVRYGDKRKEMQVKTGGSYRVEAHDFL, from the coding sequence ATGAACCGCAGAGACATTTTGAAGGCATTTGCCGCCACGGCATTTACGCCGTTAGTCGGTTCGATCGACGTAGTCAACGGCACGCCAGACGAGCTTACGGAAGGGATTGCTTCAAACCTAAAGCTCTGGTACGACCGACCAGCAAACAACTGGCTGGAAGCCTTGCCTCTCGGAAATGGCCGAATTGGGGCAATGGTTTACGGTGGTCTGGCAACGGAGACCGTACAGCTTAACGAATTGACGCTTTGGGCCGGACAACCACACTGCTACAACAATCCTGAGGCCAAGGCATTCTTAGAGCCTATTCGAGAAGCAATTCTTGCTGGGGACTACAAGCTTGCCCAGGACCTCGTGGGCAAACATTGGATTGGGCGGCCTTGGGCCCAGATGCCCTACCAACCCTTCGGGAGCCTCAAGCTGGCGTTCGACCACTCCGCCACTGAACCGACCCACTATCGACGCGAACTCGATCTTGACTCTGCCATCACAACCACCACCTACCAACTAAAAGGCACGAAATTCCGCAGAGAAGCATTCATAAGCTATCCGGACCAAGTCTTCATCATGCGGATTACGGCCGATAATCTCGGACAAATTGGCTTCACTGCCGAGTTCGAGACGCCACACGTGAAGAAGCAAACATCCGCTAACGGAAACGACCTCATTCTGGAAGTCGAAGGCGGAGCGGCAAAAGGTCTTGATGGTGGTGTGCGAGGCTATGGAATTTTGCGCGTGATCGCCGACGGAGTGCAAATTCAGTCGAACGATTCCCAATTGACGGTAAAGGGCGCGAACGCGGTCACCCTTCTGGTTTCCCTCGCGACAAGCTATCACAACTACCGAGACATCACCGACGATCCGATCGAGAAGGCGAACCGTTGGCTGGCTCAGGCGAAATCCAGGACCTTCGGAAACCTGAAGAGTAGTCACGAAGCCGACTACCGAAGTCTTTTCGACCGCGTCCATCTCGATTTCGGCGCGAAGCCAAGCCAACTGCCGACCGACCAACGAATTCTGGCCTTTCCTAAGGGGCAGGACCCCGAACTTGTCGCTCTGCACTTTCAATATGCGCGCTACCTCCTGATTTCATCCTCAAGACCTGGTGGACAGCCAGCGACTCTTCAGGGAATTTGGAACAACTCACTGGAACCGGCCTGGGATTCAAAGTACACCGTCAATATCAATGCCGAAATGAACTACTGGCCCGCTGAGTCCTGCGCCCTCAGCGAGTGCCACGAACCGCTTTTCCAACTTATTTCCGAGATCGCAGAAACCGGAGCCAAAACCGCCCAAGACTCGTATGGTGCTCGGGGATGGGTTTGCCATCACAATACTGATGTATGGCGAGGTACGGCTCCGGTCGATTGGTACGGCTCGGGCATGTGGCCTCTTGGCGGCGCGTGGCTCTGCATGCACCTCTGGGAGCACTACCTGTACGGACTCGACAAGCAGGCGTTAGCCAAGCACTACCCGTTGATGAAGGGTGCGGCGCAGTTCTTCTTGGATACGCTCATCGAAGAACCAAAGCACAAGTGGCTCGTGACGTGCCCTTCGCTATCGCCCGAGCATGAGCATCACGAACGGGCGACTCTCTGCGCCGGGCCGACAATGGACATGCAGATTCTCCGAGACCTCTTCGGTGCCTGTGCTAAAGCGTCCGAAATATTGGAGACCGACGCCGACTTCCGCAGAGAAGTCCAGGATGCCCAGGCCAGATTGGCTCCCATGCAAGTCGGTGCCCAGGGCCAGCTTCAAGAGTGGGCGGAGGACTGGGATGCTGATGCGCCTGACCAAAAGCATCGGCACGTATCGCATCTGTACGGCCTCTATCCCAGCCACCAGATCACGCCAAGCACCCCCGACCTGTTCGCCGCCGCCAAACGAACGCTCGAGATTCGTGGAGACGAAGGAGTGGGATGGAGCTTGGCCTGGAAGATCGCTTTCTGGGCTCGACTATTGGACGGAAATCATGCTTTCAAGTTGGTCTCCGAAGCGCTCAAGCCAGCCGACGCGACTTCGACTCGATACGATGAGGGAGGGGGAGTCTATCCGAATCTATTCGATTCTCATCCGCCGTTTCAGATCGATGGGAACTTCGGCTTTGCCGCCGGTATCGTCGAAATGCTGATGCAGAGCCATCTTGGAGAGATTCATCTCCTTCCTGCCCGGCCCGACGCCTGGCCGAATGGGTCCGTCCGAGGTCTTCGAGCGAGAGGCGGCTACGTGGTGGATGTGGAATGGAAGAAGGGCCAACTGTCGAGGGCTTTGATCAGGGCATCGCACAGCGGCAAGTGTGTGGTTCGCTACGGAGACAAACGAAAAGAAATGCAGGTCAAGACGGGCGGATCCTATCGAGTGGAAGCCCATGACTTTCTATGA
- a CDS encoding Bacterial alpha-L-rhamnosidase: MTFYEHARSLAGRFWLAILLLGITGVSAARPMETRPMNPDRIGAQLDSLFVSTEGSPRETTSGACVAFRKAFELSSVPTSATFNLFADARYVLWINGRYCSRGPARFEPSGPEYDPIPVAQYLKGGKNQIAILVIGRVSNGKTRWRPLGMTANLMVGNRSLIQTDSTWRWSEATRYRKVLVDWANLYDVVDARAEDGDWTNPEYDDSRWKPAVRVAPNPTLLKVTTRVDWQEDARLDVKPIGGSWWGPLSRRRTPLLRETKVEPAWTSLLPVTLRAGEKATFRFAHLVLATTGFEADAEEGCEIRFSYLPQTSYICKGGTQSFVTTDSHAIFEGSIEVIRGRVTFKKIEFSERLYPFAMVGSFRSSDPLLDRLWKTCVRGLEVTSEDAYVDCTDRERVEWMDTDPPAFDVTRVAMAGPPINGKPTYSDPRLLESMLRRTALTLQPEGWVKAHTCSDRFDIHAKMEDRACDWVEGARRYVESTGQTKVVREIWPAMVRQMDYFLSHKTKRGLVLGREWTVWGNPVGYQTCEGTTLNAFVCRALFDAASLGRKIGENKEALRFEAAAKELSNTINKVLWDEDAGTYFAGFYDLDIAKAAPDYRPLKLQVTNGLIEPTRHAALFMLDQGVVPADRIARTTAYLTSHPPHENDIMQYYYFWKQCYRLDTPDADLQVLDMMRREWKDMAESPFEATFEGLHSWGSQAHGYGMFPAYFLSSYVLGVRREGNGLLIEPRLADLTHASGVVATEFGPVDVEWKLGKSGGSFKLTIPRGTKAILRLPAGQATLTGELSARFRKHGRWLEISLKEGLSEGTWR; this comes from the coding sequence ATGACTTTCTATGAACACGCCCGGTCATTGGCCGGCCGTTTCTGGCTTGCGATTTTGCTGCTTGGGATTACAGGTGTCAGCGCGGCAAGGCCTATGGAAACCAGGCCGATGAATCCCGACAGGATTGGCGCGCAACTGGACTCATTGTTTGTCTCGACCGAGGGGTCACCACGAGAGACAACTTCGGGAGCATGCGTCGCCTTTCGCAAAGCCTTTGAGTTATCCAGCGTGCCCACAAGCGCCACTTTCAATCTCTTTGCCGATGCACGCTACGTGCTTTGGATCAATGGCCGCTACTGTTCGCGCGGTCCAGCCCGCTTCGAGCCTTCGGGTCCAGAGTACGATCCGATTCCGGTCGCCCAATATCTGAAAGGAGGAAAGAACCAGATTGCCATTCTGGTGATCGGTCGGGTGAGCAACGGCAAAACTCGCTGGCGTCCCCTCGGAATGACCGCGAACCTGATGGTCGGAAACCGGAGCCTGATTCAGACCGACTCGACTTGGCGGTGGAGCGAGGCCACTCGCTATCGAAAAGTCCTAGTCGATTGGGCCAATCTCTATGATGTTGTCGATGCCAGAGCCGAAGACGGCGACTGGACAAACCCGGAGTATGACGACTCTCGCTGGAAACCGGCTGTCCGAGTCGCTCCAAACCCGACTCTCCTGAAAGTGACAACGCGCGTCGATTGGCAGGAGGACGCCAGACTCGACGTCAAACCGATCGGTGGCTCGTGGTGGGGACCGCTCTCGAGGAGGCGGACACCGCTCCTGCGAGAGACGAAAGTCGAACCAGCCTGGACATCATTGCTCCCGGTAACGCTTCGCGCCGGCGAAAAAGCCACCTTCCGCTTTGCACACTTGGTGCTGGCAACCACGGGTTTTGAGGCCGACGCTGAAGAAGGATGCGAGATTCGCTTCAGCTACCTTCCTCAGACGAGCTACATCTGCAAGGGCGGAACTCAGTCCTTCGTCACAACGGACAGCCACGCTATCTTCGAAGGTTCCATTGAAGTCATTCGAGGTCGAGTCACATTCAAGAAGATTGAGTTTTCCGAACGCCTCTACCCGTTTGCGATGGTCGGCAGTTTTCGGAGTAGCGATCCGCTCCTCGATCGCCTTTGGAAGACGTGTGTTCGCGGGCTCGAAGTCACCAGCGAGGATGCCTACGTCGATTGCACGGATCGGGAGCGGGTGGAGTGGATGGATACCGATCCTCCCGCTTTCGATGTCACTCGGGTAGCCATGGCCGGACCGCCTATCAACGGGAAGCCGACCTACTCCGACCCAAGGCTTTTGGAGTCAATGCTCCGCCGAACCGCGCTGACTCTCCAACCCGAGGGATGGGTCAAAGCCCACACTTGCTCGGACCGGTTTGACATTCACGCCAAGATGGAAGACAGAGCCTGCGACTGGGTAGAAGGCGCTCGAAGGTATGTGGAGTCAACCGGCCAGACGAAGGTCGTGCGGGAGATTTGGCCTGCGATGGTGCGTCAGATGGACTATTTCCTATCGCACAAAACCAAGCGCGGTCTCGTATTGGGTCGTGAGTGGACCGTCTGGGGCAACCCCGTCGGCTACCAAACCTGTGAAGGCACCACACTCAACGCGTTCGTTTGTCGAGCCTTGTTCGATGCCGCTTCCTTGGGTCGAAAGATCGGCGAGAATAAAGAGGCCCTTCGGTTCGAGGCGGCAGCCAAGGAACTATCCAATACGATCAATAAGGTTCTGTGGGATGAGGACGCGGGAACGTACTTTGCTGGTTTTTACGACCTCGACATTGCCAAAGCCGCGCCGGACTATCGTCCGCTAAAGCTCCAAGTCACAAATGGGTTGATCGAGCCAACCCGCCATGCCGCCCTGTTCATGCTCGACCAAGGAGTTGTGCCTGCCGATCGGATTGCAAGGACGACCGCCTATCTCACGTCCCATCCGCCCCACGAAAACGACATCATGCAGTACTACTACTTTTGGAAGCAGTGTTACCGGTTGGATACACCGGACGCCGATCTTCAGGTTCTGGATATGATGCGGAGGGAGTGGAAGGACATGGCGGAGAGCCCCTTCGAAGCCACCTTCGAAGGCCTTCATTCGTGGGGTTCGCAAGCGCACGGATACGGTATGTTCCCTGCGTACTTCCTCAGTTCGTACGTTCTGGGTGTGCGGCGAGAGGGTAACGGGTTGTTGATTGAGCCCCGACTCGCCGATCTGACCCATGCCTCTGGAGTGGTGGCGACGGAATTCGGCCCGGTCGATGTTGAGTGGAAATTGGGTAAGTCTGGAGGATCATTCAAACTGACCATTCCTCGGGGCACAAAAGCGATCCTTCGCCTCCCCGCAGGTCAAGCAACCCTAACAGGCGAGCTCAGCGCCAGATTCAGGAAACATGGTCGCTGGCTGGAAATATCTCTGAAGGAAGGGCTATCGGAGGGAACATGGCGATAA